Genomic window (Halomicrobium zhouii):
GGTCTCGTTGGCCGGAACCTGCGACGCCAGCGTCTGGAGGCGCTCGCGCTCGGTCACCGCCACGCCGTCGGTCCCGTTCCGGTCCACTCGCTGGAGTTCGACGACGGCGGTGTAGTCGGCGGGCTCCTCGTAGCGGTTCTCGACTTCGAGCGTGAGCTCGTGGGCCTCGCCGGCGGTGAGGTTCGTCGGGTAGCCGGAAGCGACGTAATCGCCGTCCGACGACTCGGTGACCAGCGAGACGCTGGTGTAGGACTCGCCCTGGGTCGGGCCCGTCAGCCCGAAGGCGAGGCTCCCGACGGCCAGCAGGACGGCGACGACGAGGACGGCGCTGAGGACGGTGTCGGTCGCCGTCCCCGCGGCCAGCCAGTCCCGGGTCCGCGCGCCGAATCCCAGGAGTGAGGGCGGACTGTACCGTTCGTTCGGCGAGAGCGCGAACCGGCGGACGATGCCGACGATCGAGAGCGCGACCACCAGGACGGTGACGCTGGTGACGACGGTGGCCGTCTCGAAAGGAATCCCGAGCAGGCCGTGGATCACCGCGAGAATCGGCAGGAGGGCGAGGCTGAAGCCGAACGAGAGCCCGAACCGCTCGATGGTCCCGGGGCTGTACGCCGACGCGCTCACTGGGTGTGAGCGCGTTCCGGTGGGGCGTCCGGGGAACAGCGCGGCGACGAGCGCGTAGCCGGGCAAGACGAGGACGAACACCATCCCGACGAGCGCCCGCGGCCACGAGTAGCCGGCGTCCGAGCCCAGCAGGACCGCGAAGACGAGCGCGGTCAGGACGACGACGGCCAGGAGGTCGAGTGGGAACCCCGCCAGGAGCGAGCGTATCCGCCCCGGTTCGCTGTCCGTCGACGATGCTGTCGTCATCGGTCATCACCCGTCCCGGAACCGCCCCTGGCCGCTGCGGTCGGTGCGCACGACTGCTGAGTCCCGAACATCACTGGTTACGACAACCTAGTCGCAACGAGCGTTTTGTTATAGATACCCTTCGCCTCAGACGCCGCCAAATAACATTTCTACCGGGGTGCGTGGGACGGTGTGTTGAATGGGTGCTTCACGACACCGGCCAGGACGTAGGGTGGCCACGCGATGAGTATCGAAATCGAGGCGTTCACGCGCGAGCAGCGTTCGGAGTGGGACCGGCTGGTCGAGCAGTCGCCGGGCGCGACGCCGTTCCACCGGTTCGCGCTCCTGGAGGTCGTCGCCGACCACGCGGGTGCGACCCTCCACCCCCTCGTGGGGTACAAGGGCCAGGAACCGGTCGGGCTCTTCCCGGTCTTCGTCGTGCGGAAGGGCCCCGTCGCGACGGCGTTCTCGCCGCCGCCGAGCCTGAAGATCACCTACCTGGGTCCGACGCTGCTCAACGTCGCGAAGCTGAAACCGAGCAAGGCGGAACGTCGC
Coding sequences:
- a CDS encoding DUF1616 domain-containing protein, translating into MTTASSTDSEPGRIRSLLAGFPLDLLAVVVLTALVFAVLLGSDAGYSWPRALVGMVFVLVLPGYALVAALFPGRPTGTRSHPVSASAYSPGTIERFGLSFGFSLALLPILAVIHGLLGIPFETATVVTSVTVLVVALSIVGIVRRFALSPNERYSPPSLLGFGARTRDWLAAGTATDTVLSAVLVVAVLLAVGSLAFGLTGPTQGESYTSVSLVTESSDGDYVASGYPTNLTAGEAHELTLEVENRYEEPADYTAVVELQRVDRNGTDGVAVTERERLQTLASQVPANETWRATHQVEPSMTGEDLRLAYYVYRGEAPETPSAENAEGHVHLWVTVQ